CACCTGGAATTGGCTATGGGGGAAGCCAATCGAGGCAGGGGGCGAAATCGCAGCCCAAGTCAGTGAAGACAGCATTGACGATCTCACCCAGGCTTTTCAAACCCTCGTAGATTCGGTGGGGCTACAAAAGGGCGCATTAGCTGAGGCACTTCGATTACATGATGAGACCGAGCAACAGGTGAAATCCCTCAGTGACCAAGCGGAGCAGCTAGTGGCTGCCGGTGAAGATGATGCCGCCCTGGCCGTATTAGCCGAACTGGATGTTCTAGAAGAGTATCGTCCACAGCTAGAAGAACAGGTGTTATTTGCCAAACAAACCTTAGCGGAAGGAACAACCCGTATGAAAGAGGCCCAGTTGGAGCTGAGAAAGATGCAGGCCCAGCAAAAAATGGGGGCTTCGACCATGCGGGTCACCCAAGCCTTAGAGCGGGCTAACCAAGCAGCTGGCATCGATAACCAATCAGCGATGCGACGGTTTGAAAAATCCCAAGAAGCTATCAAGCGGCGCAATATCCAAGCCCAGGCCACCTCAGAAGTACAGGGAGAGCTTAAGGGAACATCCAGAGCGATTAAATCCCTCCATGCCCAAGATCGCCTCGCCCAACTGAAGGCGAAACAAGCCACCAACACTGCAGAAAGCAAGGACCAATAAGAATGACAGTTAAAAGAAAAGGTTTACCCCCCATCGCCTATATCGGTGCCGCATTACTCATATGTGGGGGTGGATATATGAGCTTTAACGCCATCAAATTGGGAGAAAATTCTCCCCTAACTCAACTCGTCTATGGCAATGAAGCCAGACAGCTGACTGTACTGGGTGACACCTTCTCCGGCTACAGCACCTTGCGAGCCGATCCCTTCGCTGCCAAAATCACTCAGGCTGACCTTGGCATTCGGTATCAGGATGAATTCGATCAAGCCGCTAGAGCAAAAGCCCTCGGTCGTGAAGCTGACATTATTGTCACCACGCTGGATCAGTATCTGAAGCATCAACCTGAAGGCCGTATCGTCGGCCTCATTGATAAAACTGTGGGCGCGGATGCCGTGGTCCTCAATACCCAGCAATATCCTCAACTGAAAGGTTTGAATGATATTGCCAAGGTGCGCGCCTCCGCCTCGGCTCCCCTGAAGTTGGTTTACTCTGCAGGCACCCCGAGTGAATATTTGGCCAAGCTGCTGGATTTGAAGTTTGAAGGGTTAAGCTTGTCGGATTTTGAAGTGGTGGAAGTGGAAGAATCCACCCAGGCTTATGAATTGTTGAAGTCTGATACGCAGGTTGCGATCGCAATCCTCTGGGAACCCTTCGTTTCCAAAGCCCGCAAAGAGGGCAACACCGTAGTTCTCTCTAGTAGCGATGTACCCGATGCCATTATTGACGTCATTGTTGCCAGCGATCAGCTAATTCAAAACCGTCCCAAAGATCTAAGCCAATTTCTCACCCTCTATTACCAACATACGGATCAGTTAATTCGTGATTCAGGTGTCCTCAGTCAACAAATTGGCAAAGATGGCAATCTATCCCCCCAGGATGCC
The Acaryochloris marina S15 genome window above contains:
- a CDS encoding PspA/IM30 family protein, with product MNRTKTVVRATWNWLWGKPIEAGGEIAAQVSEDSIDDLTQAFQTLVDSVGLQKGALAEALRLHDETEQQVKSLSDQAEQLVAAGEDDAALAVLAELDVLEEYRPQLEEQVLFAKQTLAEGTTRMKEAQLELRKMQAQQKMGASTMRVTQALERANQAAGIDNQSAMRRFEKSQEAIKRRNIQAQATSEVQGELKGTSRAIKSLHAQDRLAQLKAKQATNTAESKDQ
- a CDS encoding phosphate ABC transporter substrate-binding/OmpA family protein; its protein translation is MTVKRKGLPPIAYIGAALLICGGGYMSFNAIKLGENSPLTQLVYGNEARQLTVLGDTFSGYSTLRADPFAAKITQADLGIRYQDEFDQAARAKALGREADIIVTTLDQYLKHQPEGRIVGLIDKTVGADAVVLNTQQYPQLKGLNDIAKVRASASAPLKLVYSAGTPSEYLAKLLDLKFEGLSLSDFEVVEVEESTQAYELLKSDTQVAIAILWEPFVSKARKEGNTVVLSSSDVPDAIIDVIVASDQLIQNRPKDLSQFLTLYYQHTDQLIRDSGVLSQQIGKDGNLSPQDATSVSNGIDFFTALEANQWMNSGTLAKRIEATSAVLSLTGETAGLVKNPRNLYTQDFMAQAVTHSKQVVASIATTDPELAKVLRGQKSSTIKAKVTPQQIQAAPKVGNFKVRGEVKFATGSAALSGDSQSTLKALAQEINEFNPSTIAVNVVGHTSKTGSAATNQSLSQQRAQVVANYLRSQGVQPNLVAEGKGFSEQLPGVNPASPAQQRTEIQLRRVGG